Within Thermogemmatispora onikobensis, the genomic segment GTAAAATCACCCGTGGATACGAGGGACTTTCTCAGCCCGCATTCTTACTGTCTCAAGAGATAGAGGGTCACACACATGTGCGAAGGGTTAATGACTGCAAAAGAGGCTGCCGATTACATGCGTGTGAGTGTGCGCACCATCCGCGATTGGGTAAAGAAGGGCCTTATTCCTGTGGTGCCTGTAGGCGCCCAAGAGTATCGCTTTACGAAGAAAGACCTGGATCACTACATTGAGACACAGCGGCAGATTTGGCAACCGCGTAGCCGTCGCAGCAGAGGCCCGAAGGAAAAAGGCAACGACAGCACTCGCGAGAAACAAGATGCTTGAAGGCTGCCTGGTCATCTGACCAGCTTTTCTCACCACTCGCC encodes:
- a CDS encoding helix-turn-helix domain-containing protein; this encodes MCEGLMTAKEAADYMRVSVRTIRDWVKKGLIPVVPVGAQEYRFTKKDLDHYIETQRQIWQPRSRRSRGPKEKGNDSTREKQDA